TGTTATGGGCTGCGATAGAGGTGCCAGAAAGAAGGGACTGGGTTTGATGGGAGAGCCTTGATTCATGATTCAAAAGGTAACTGAAAATCTGGTGAGGTGATAGAGAATCTGGACGTGTGGTTAAGGAGGTTACAAGACTCTCATACTCGGTGCCCAACCCAGCGAGAAGATAAATTGCAAGTTCAGAATCATCTAGGGGACGGCCAGCGGCGCTTAAGGAAGAGGCAAGGGACCTTACTTTATTGTAGTATTCTGTAACCGATTCAGCTCCTTTTTTTAGTGTAGCAAGCTGAAACTTGGTATGTATAAGATGTGCAGAGGACTTGGCAGCAAACAGGTTTTGTAAGGTCGTCCAAACCTTACAAGAGGTAGaacaatccaaaacttgtgcCAAGACCGAATCAGACAAGGAGGAATTGATGGTGGAAATAATGAGTTTATCCTGTAAACGCCACTGCATGTGCACTGGATTTTGTTTATCATTAAGCATAGCAGGAGGTTGAGGGAAGGAACCATCAACATATTGAAAGAGTTGTTGCCCTTCAAGGTAAGGAAGAATCTGAGCTTTCCATAAAAGGAAATTTTCGATTGTAAGCTTGATATTGATATAATGAGATGCAGTGGTGAGAAGGGTGGGATTTGTGTGAGTTTTATCTGTTTTGGCCATGAGTAATGAAATAGCCgagaagtaaaaaaaattggacGTTGGTCTGTTTACGCTCGTGATGCCATGATGAAAACAGAGTATAAGCACACTAAGTGTTTGATAAAAAGGCTTTAAAGAAACTGCTTATAAAGAAACGTACTTCCATCATCTTATTGAATATTTCCTCACTGCATTACAGAGTATAAGAGGTCCATATATATAGACCTTGTCATAACAGATTTTGCAGACAAATACCATACATCATTTGACACCTGTCCAGCCTAGTTTATTACAAGAAGATTCTTCAGACTTCTTCTCGATTATTCTAGAAGAGTCTATTGCTTTAACATAGTCCTACTTTGCCGGGAAAATTTGGAGGATTAAATGCTGCTGATGCACGATCCCATTTTATGCAATGCATCCTGACTTGCTCCTATACTATAGTTTATCTTTTTACAAACAGTATATAACATCATGCTTCCTTGAACATAATATCACGCTTCATTACTAGTGTCTAGAACTTAACAAGTAAGCCTATAAATTCCATGTTGTGTCTCCTCTTTAACTTCTACTTGTAAGTGTGTTTAAAATCCTCTTCTCCTTAGTCCTGCAGTCCAATTGGTGAATTGAAGCATTTTTTGCTAACCTTAGGCTTCCTTGTTATGATTCAAGAAatcttcttttattattatttggataattttttctctgttattttacttctttttttttttttttttttggcattctTTTATACTCTGTttcttctctctgttttttttttggcattcaAGTGAACTTTTTTGCTTTATGGTGATGGAGATTTAGGTAATCTGCAATTGATGCTAGCACCAATTGATGAGGGTCCTTTCGTTTCTATAGATGAATGGCTTCGTTTTTTATGGATTTACAGAATCATTTGGAATTACTTGTCTTAGTTTGACGTAATGTAACAAGTTAATGGTCCTATGTATCTACAGGAACAGGAAGAGAGAAGCCTGATTACCTGGCCACGGTGGACATAGATCCAAGCTCTCCTACTTATTCAAAAGTTATCAACAGGTTGCGCGTGCCATATATAGGTGATGAACTACATCATTTAGGGTGGAATGCATGTAGTTCTTGCCATGGAGATCCATCGGCAGATCGACGCTTTCTCATCCTGCCTTCACTTCTGTAAGAGACTAGACTTTATGTTGCATCAGTGACtctttatatacatataaacatATTGATATGCAGAGAATCATATCAGTAGTATAATTAAAcccatgttttattttttatttgagaaatgccAATCTATTGATGAATCATAAAGGGGGAGACAAATTGGCCACATAATATTATACGAAAGGAATTTAAGCAAGAGCGTTATAGCCTAAATCTTGCAAAGAATTCTATGCTATGAAGAACTGGTAAACTGCCAGTTCAGAGACTGGCTTTTCTTCTTACATACGCTCTGAGATTTTGGTTGCGAATGATCATTTGATAAATGTAAATTTGGTTCATGTTAGTAACTCAAAAATTATGTACTGTAATGTTTCGAATTTGCTATCCAAACAGTCTGAAGTTCTCTTTATCTCTGTGTGTACTAGTTATCAGAGTTATCGTTGTGTAGTTTTGTCATACTTCCATTGCTTATTGCGATCATGTGGGTGTAATATACGGCCTGTAGTAATCTTGCGAtgatttctttatttaataataacttATTGGTGCTGTAGTTTTCCTTAATGTAGTTTCACAAGCAGTATCATATTCCTGAACTTCAACATATGTGGACTTGAAAATTGTGTCTCAAGTTTTGTAGTTCTTTACCATCTTTCTTTTCCCTGGGaaaattttcacattttttaattctaGATATGTAATATCAGTTGCATTTAATGTTTTTGGAAGTCTACACAGAAAGGAACACGTGAGCTGCCGCTTTTCCTGTATTTCCAAATGATCTTTACTATAGGGTTGTTACGTGCCTCAAGATTCCAGGGAAGCATTGTAGAATAACTTCATTTTTATAAGAGGCCTTAAGTATTTATTTCCTCCCAAAATTTCTGATTATGAGTATTGATAATTTGTCAATTGAAATAGATCCATCAACTTTCTATAATATTGCCTTACTAGGTCAGTTTTTTCAGATCTGGTCGCATATATGTGATTGACGCTAAAACCAATCCAAAAGCTCCGGCCTTGCATAAAGTTGTTGAGCCCGAAGATATTGTTCAGAAGACTGGTTTAGCTTATCCACACACAGCCCATTGCCTTACTTCTGGAGACATAATGGTTTCATGTCTTGGAGATAAAGATGGAAACGCTGCAGGGAATGGCTTTCTTCTACTTGATTCTGAATTTAATGTGAAAGGAAGGTAGTCTTTATCTCTTATCTAACTTGAGACATACGCATAGATATAGTCTATATATTTGAGTATGATGTTATTTTATTCTGTCACATCTATGAATACATTTTGGTCCGATTCCTCAGAATATTTTAGGTGAACAATCTGTTAACATGTACGACGACCTTAATGATACACAAGCAGCAATGGAAATCCTTCTATAATGTGATGgtggaaatttaaaaacattttttaattagtgCATTTTAACTTGAGAATGTTTGTGgcggatttgattataatatatgaCCTTGTACCTCCCTTAACGTCTATCAGGTGGGAGAAACCAGGGAATACTCCACTGTTTGGCTTTGATTTCTGGTACCAACCACGATACAACACCATGATAAGCTCATCATGGggtgcccctgctgctttcactAAAGGTTTCAACCTTCAAGATGTTTCTGATGGTTTGTATGGGAGGCATCTGCATGTGTACAGCTGGCCTGGGGGCGAACTGAGACAAATATTGGATCTTGGCAATACAGGGCTCTTACCTTTGGAGGTGAGCGTGTAGGCAATCTGCAGCATCATTTCTGGTGTCTAGAGTCTGCCAATGTTAAGATTTGTCAGTTAGTCCTTGTTAGTATTGTTCTTATAATTCCAGATGTATTTTCTGTTAACATATCTCATTTTGCAGATAAGGTTCTTGCATGATCCTTCAAAAGACGCAGGATTTGTTGGGTGCACCTTGGCAAGTAACATGGTGCGATTTTTCCAGACCCAAGATGGCTCATGGAGCCATGAGGTATGCACATAAGATATAAATGTCTATTAAAATAGCGTGCCCATATGAGTGTTCAGCTTAAAATTTagtctatttttctttaaaagcgTCATGATCCACAGTACTCTGATTTTTATTTGTAGGTTGCAATATCAGTGAAGCCATTGAAGGTGCAAAACTGGATTCTTCCAGAAATGCCTGGGCTTGTTACTGATTTTCTGATCTCTCTTGATGATCGTTTTCTGTACTTCGTGAACTGGCTTCATGGGGATGTGAGGCAGTATAACATTGAGGACCCTAAGAATCCTGTATTGACAGGACAGGTGTGGGTTGGGGGACTCTTACAGAAAGGCAGCCCAATTGTTGCTGAGGGAGAAGATGGTAAAACAAGGCAGTTTGATGTACCGGAGATCAAGGTTTGTACAATCTCCATTCTTACATTAGAACTCTTTCCGAGCTAGCTATTGCTACCTTACTGATAATTGATTGGAAGTTTTTATTGCCAATTTCTTAATGAGAGCCTTGGTTTGTAATAATCCTTATGCAATAGTTGGGTAAGACTTGGAACAGTTTCTGCACTAAAAGCGTTTGACAGAGAGATGCATTAGATAATCTATTTGGTTCTTTCTCTTCTGGTTGGCATCGTAATTCTGTAACAAAAACTTCAGTTAATCGGTTGACTAGCATATTCATTATCTGGTTACTGACAGTGTTTTGCATTTTACTATCAAAGAACCCAGATAAACCTCGAATGAGTCAACAACACCATCTACTGTATATAGTGGCTAGACCATTCAAATGATAGGCTCCAGTTAAATGACTGTAAATATGCATGCGGTTTACGGGCTTGTACTAATCCGATATAGTATTCTTGCTGCATGGAGTGCCTATAATTTTAATTGGTTCATACTTATCTTGCAGGGAAAGAGACTGAGAGGAGGACCTCAAATGATCCAGTTAAGTTTAGATGGGAAGCGGCTCTATGTCACCAACTCACTCTTTAGCACATGGGATCGTCAGTTTTATCCTGAACTAGTGGAGAAGGGATCTCACATGTTACAGCTTGATGTCAACACTGACAAAGGTGGCCTAACAATAAACCCGAAATTTTTGGTGGATTTTGGAGATGAACCTGATGGTCCTTCACTTGCACACGAGATGAGATATCCTGGTGGTGACTGCACTTCAGATATATGGATTTGAGAAACTGATCCTTCTCTAGCAATGAAGGCTAATCTCTTGACAGAATAATAGGATACAGTGATATGTCCTACCCTAAGTTGATTGCAATGGAGCATTTGGGGGCAGGATAGTCTTCAATGGATGAATAATAATGTCTGCACTTTCAGTCAAAACATATTATGTATCTGCTGTGTGAAAGAAATAAACAGATAATTATCATTCGTATTCTCttgctcccccccccccccccccccccccccttttttaagatttttcgACCGGAATTCTTCTGTTCATACTGACAAAGTTTTGAGTCGAAGTAGAGGTTATTGAAGGTCGGTCCATATTCCTTTTTGAGAGGAATTGAAGTCAAGTCTCCTAATTGGGCAGGGACTTCCTTGGTaggaaagaaacaaaattagaGTTGAAGTTATTTACTTGACCCACAGGAATTACATATAGCCAGCCATACAGGGTTAATTGCTGACTCTATTTCTaccatttgttaaaaaaatctcGAACTTTTAGCACAATTCATacttgagttttgaaaaaataattcctCCATCCaaaatctattaattttttaaccatACATGGCAAATATACCATTTGTCAACCAGTCAAGAGTTGATACATATCATTTTGATTACACCAATCAAtctattaaaaacaaatatgataaacccataaaaatattttttaatttctcaagattattaaacaaaaccaaaacatcaacaacaaaaattttaaaaatatattaaaaaaagacacATATAGGAATTAAAAAGACACAACTTGTCAAGAATAATCTTATGTGAGTTGTCCTCACAGGGGCCAACTCACGATGAAATCGACTTCGAATTCTTGGGAAATGTTAGTGGTGACCCTTATATTGTACACACCAACGTGTTCACTCACGGCAAGGGAAACAGGGAGCAGCAATTCCATCTCTGGTTCGACCCCACAAGAAATTTTCACTTACTCTATCATCTGGAAACCCAACATATAATGTaagagaaacaagaacaaaccACGTGAACTTAGACACAGTTCTATGATCATTGGAATTCCcaacacaattttatttttttgttattttttatttttatttatttatttatttttgtatcccAGCTTCTTGGTTGATAACATTCCTATAAGAGTATTCAAGAATGCAGAGTCGATTGGCGTTCCATTCCCAAAGAGCCAACCCATGAAGATTTACTCTAGTCTTTGCAACGCTGACGACTGGGCCACAAGAGGTGTATTGGTGAAAGCTGATTGGTCCAAGTCACCCTTCACAGCATACTACCGGAACTTCAAGGTTACATCCTTCAAGCCCACCACTTCTCTATCTGATGCAGGGTTGCTAGCCAACAAGCTTGATGCCCATGGCCGAAGACGTCTGAGATGGGTTCAGAAATACTTCATGATCTACAACTATTGCACTGATTTAAAACGCTTCCCTCAGGGTCTTCCTCCAGAGTGCAGACGCGGGAGATTTCTCTGAAAGTTTGAATCTATCTTTCTAGTAGATTTAagaatcaaataaattttattttattttgttttgtgagttGTTTGTTAGCCATCCAGTAAATTGAAGACGTATGAAAATTTCTTTGAACATTTATATGTGAAGAAACTTTGTTAATGACTTGGATAGAGTTCTTGCTACGTAGAGTGCAAGAGAGACAGacacataatttaaaatatttaatgaacATTTAAATTCTgtactaaaaattaaaagagatgaCATTGAATGATATCATGTGATCGATTATACATCTCTATCTTTCTCCCATTACATCTTTGAGtccaaatataaattttagaaaaatagagGGTAAAAGATTCGGCTTGCTTCCTGTTTTTCCATAGAAGAGGATTCCCCAATTATAAAATGCACATGCACCTTTCTAAAAGAAAGGACCACAACTTTAGTTATGAAGAGTATTGGCCCTCAAAGCTTCAGTTGCTCTTACATATTACTAAAGTGATCTCTATCTAAAAGGGAGCATTCGTCCTAAAATTCATTTGTTCTCAATGGATGGAAGCTAGATTCAAATTTTGCCTACTCAATAGTAACTATATTCTAATTTTAGTTGTGACAGCGTGCTCTAGTTCAGAGACTGTTACCCATGTATTCAGCCCTCACATTTACAAATCGCCATTGCAAGTGACGGTTATACAAAAGCCTCGACATATGTGCATCAATAATATGACCTTCATTCATCttacaatatttgaaaatatcaaCGAATTAAGAAACTAAGAATCAAATGTTAACAACTTGAATCAAGTTGGGGAATCATGTCATGGGTTGAGTCGTAAGCAATCATCTCCAGTCTACTATTGGGAGTGTTTTGTAGTAGTATAAAAGGTGAACGAGGTCAAAGAGTCTAAGAACTACTCCAGTTCCCATTCTTTGCTTTCCTTCGGTCCCTCTAGTACTCTAAATTCGAGCATGTAGGTGTAGCTATCAAAGAGTTTAAAGACTTGGAAAAGGTTATAATTGAGGAGTTGATAAGATTTTTGTGAGTACATGAGTAAAGTATTCAAAAGAATGATAATTCTATGTATTAGAACAAGTAGAAGAGTCAAAACTTACCCTCAATGAGTGGGGCAAAGCTAGCCCCAATAACCATGGTCATGTTAGAGGCAAGGGTTATGGCAAATCCAGCCCCAATCGTGGTCATGGTAGAGACAAGGAGCATGGAAATCACCATTGACCTTGCTAAAGTTAGCATAATATGCTCTAGAGGTTGAAGATAAGGAGGCAACTTAGGAAGAGTATCCACACATGGACATTGAAACATTAATAACACTTAATGCTACAACAAGTTTTGACACTACATGTGGCACCCCATTCCTTGGTAAAGAGCTTGGCAAAGATCTGTGGTGCCAGGGATGCTGACCGGTCGGTAACACTCCAAATTTAGGTCGAGAATAGACGTGCAATTTCTTCTCACTAGGAATGCATGTGTAAATGAAACATATGTGTATATTGCAGTGAAATAAGTAAAGGCGTAGTCAGAGACTAATGCTAATTGTAGTAGAGGTCTAAACCGATAAAAGGtccatttattaataataataatatccacaaattATTGTCACTTTCCAAATAGTATTATACAACACCAATTGCTCATCACTCTCATCCAAGTACGACATACTGAACACAATTTATCGCTAGAGTAATTTGTACATTCCCACTAGTACAAATGACTAATAGTAGAGACATGCCTTTGTCTCTAACACTCGAGCGCGTTCGGTCCTTTCTCTTTAGGAATCTCCTCTCGGACtgtctacatcaaaatctacagtttTGATGAGCCAAACCATAGGTAAGTTAAACAACTATGGCAATACTACTTGAGAGACAATGCATGTGAATATGTATGCACTATTTCATGTGAATTATTTGTGAACACATATTCATGCATGATGAATAATCACCCTAACATATGTCTTCATAATTATGGATAGGAATTATCCTCTGAATGAAACACAAGTATATAAATATGACGAGGCATCACCTTCTGAGCAAATCTCAAGTATATGTAGTTACCACAGAGGTGAGAAACCACTCTTTCATTAAAACCAGTAAAAGCTCGTCATATCTCATCATATAATTACCAAGTAAGGAATCATTCCACCGTTTGATGAGGAGACTAGGGCcgaaaaaaaaactgaaaaatcagtGAATCGGATAGAACCGGTGTGTTCAGTCCAATGTAAAACCAGTTTGGTCTGGTACCCGTTCCAATTTTGCAAAACTGGCCCAATttcggttttatattttttatattatatataaaatatttttatatggtttttgatattatatataattttttatattacattatatatattatatgctaaattgctaattaatataacttcgaattttaaaatcttattattcatgtctaataatctaataattaacataaagctaatataatatttgatataataattttataaatcttagcataagttataacatttgatatggtatataaattttaattttagaacataaaatttcaaaattaatataacataaaattaatcttaaacatgaacattaatattaagttattaatataaacatacttttgatacacacacacacacacacacacacacacacacatatcaagaataaatacattttatggCATATtgaattacaatatatattgttTCTGATATATACATTTCTACTTAATTGATCATATGTACTCATATAAAAGGTGTATAGTCTaacttatatagactatagttaaattcaatattatactAGTATCTTTCTCTGTTTTAGAAAACTTTGTGAGATTATCGTCATTAAAATTACACCGAAAAAATTGGCAAAACTAGATCGAACCGAACCAAAACCAAGAAAGTCAAAAGTTACAGTTTAGTAATAATCGGTTTGGTATCGGTTCTTCAATTATCAAAAATTGATGTATACCGATTTGGTTTTAAAATATGTCTAAAACTGGACTGAACCGGATCGGTTACACCCCTAGCGGGG
This genomic interval from Carya illinoinensis cultivar Pawnee chromosome 2, C.illinoinensisPawnee_v1, whole genome shotgun sequence contains the following:
- the LOC122300238 gene encoding selenium-binding protein 2-like, whose translation is MATDVVVLKHGAVGEKDAHKGACCHTGPGYATPLEAMSGPREALIYVTCVYTGTGREKPDYLATVDIDPSSPTYSKVINRLRVPYIGDELHHLGWNACSSCHGDPSADRRFLILPSLLSGRIYVIDAKTNPKAPALHKVVEPEDIVQKTGLAYPHTAHCLTSGDIMVSCLGDKDGNAAGNGFLLLDSEFNVKGRWEKPGNTPLFGFDFWYQPRYNTMISSSWGAPAAFTKGFNLQDVSDGLYGRHLHVYSWPGGELRQILDLGNTGLLPLEIRFLHDPSKDAGFVGCTLASNMVRFFQTQDGSWSHEVAISVKPLKVQNWILPEMPGLVTDFLISLDDRFLYFVNWLHGDVRQYNIEDPKNPVLTGQVWVGGLLQKGSPIVAEGEDGKTRQFDVPEIKGKRLRGGPQMIQLSLDGKRLYVTNSLFSTWDRQFYPELVEKGSHMLQLDVNTDKGGLTINPKFLVDFGDEPDGPSLAHEMRYPGGDCTSDIWI
- the LOC122301761 gene encoding xyloglucan endotransglucosylase/hydrolase 2-like, with product MANIPFVNQSRLSSQGPTHDEIDFEFLGNVSGDPYIVHTNVFTHGKGNREQQFHLWFDPTRNFHLLYHLETQHIIFLVDNIPIRVFKNAESIGVPFPKSQPMKIYSSLCNADDWATRGVLVKADWSKSPFTAYYRNFKVTSFKPTTSLSDAGLLANKLDAHGRRRLRWVQKYFMIYNYCTDLKRFPQGLPPECRRGRFL